In the genome of Populus alba chromosome 11, ASM523922v2, whole genome shotgun sequence, one region contains:
- the LOC118047524 gene encoding universal stress protein PHOS32, which yields MNPQQKQQNPVDPDHPQLPTIKIHHPSSPRHSHHHSHLSAATPTAGARRKIGVAVDLSDESAYAVSWAVDHYIRPGDAVILLHVSPTSVLFGADWGPLPLSTPTQSQLDLLNNTSKFNNEIDSKNESCEKPQQQNEDDVDAFTASKAADLARPLKEAQIPYKIHIVKDHDMKERLCLEVERLGLSAVIMGSRGFGAEKRGSDERLGSVSDYCVHHCVCPVVVVRYPEDKDGGVADLEAVVNVPEDVEAAEGKPKDA from the exons ATGAATCCTCAACAGAAACAACAAAATCCAGTAGATCCAGACCACCCACAACTCCCAACAATCAAGATCCACCACCCTTCTTCCCCACGCCACTCTCACCACCACTCTCACCTATCCGCCGCTACTCCCACCGCTGGTGCCCGCCGCAAGATCGGCGTTGCCGTTGACCTCTCCGATGAATCTGCCTACGCTGTCAGCTGGGCTGTCGACCACTACATCCGTCCCGGGGATGCTGTCATTCTTCTCCACGTCAGCCCTACATCCGTTCTCTTCGGTGCTGACTGGGGCCCGCTCCCACTCTCCACTCCCACGCAATCGCAACTCGATCTTTTGAACAACACTAGCaaatttaataatgaaattgacAGTAAAAATGAGAGTTGTGAGAAGCCGCAGCAACAGAACGAGGACGATGTGGATGCTTTCACTGCGTCGAAAGCGGCCGATCTTGCAAGGCCTTTAAAGGAAGCGCAGATCCCGTATAAGATTCATATTGTGAAAGATCATGATATGAAGGAGAGGCTGTGTCTTGAAGTTGAGAGGTTAGGGTTGAGTGCGGTTATTATGGGGAGTAGAGGGTTTGGTGCGGAGAAAAGAGGGAGTGATGAGAGATTGGGTAGTGTAAGTGATTATTGTGTCCATCACTGTGTATGTCCAGTCGTGGTTGTTAGATATCCTGAGGATAAGGATGGCGGTGTGGCTGACCTGGAGGCGGTTGTTAATGTGCCAGAGGATGTGGAGGCTGCAGAGGGAAAACCTAAAG ATGCCTAG